From a region of the Zerene cesonia ecotype Mississippi chromosome 11, Zerene_cesonia_1.1, whole genome shotgun sequence genome:
- the LOC119830040 gene encoding cytosolic non-specific dipeptidase, with protein MQNNAMSSLLRRVLRVCCTVSNLPVIRRPALTYKLRPLNKFYSISHQEVTKKMPSEKILPQIFKYVDQNVDSYKNLLKEAVAIPSVSCDVKYRDDCVRMVEWTKEKLKEVGASTELRDVGYQTIDGNQVKLPPVLVGTLGNDPKKNTICIYGHLDVQPALKSDGWESEPFELVERNDKLYGRGATDDKGPVLGWLHAINAYKGIGEELPVNLKFVFECMEESGSEGLDELLMTKLKPEGFFDSVDYVCISDNYWLGTTKPCITYGLRGISYYFLEVECAKMDLHSGVYGGTVHEAMTDLIYLMNTLVDKNGKILVTGVYDSVAPLTENEKKLYDTIDFDPEAYRKSIEAHKLAHNGVKEQLLMHRWRYPSLSLHGIEGAAFQPGAKTVIPGKVIGKFSIRLVPNQEPQEIEKLVFDYVHKKWEEHGSPNKMRIWAQSGRAWTENPDHPHYQAAARATKLIYQTEPDMSREGGSIPVTITLQEASGRNVLLLPMGAGDDMAHSQNEKLNVRNYIEGIKLFAAYLYEVSKLPK; from the exons ATGCAAAATAATGCAATGTCTTCTCTATTACGCCGAGTGCTGCGTGTTTGTTGTACAGTTTCGAATTTACCGGTGATAAGGCGCCCCGcattaacttataaattacGCCCccttaataagttttattcaatatcCCATCAGGAGGTAACCAAGAAGATGCCttcagaaaaaatattaccgcagatttttaaatatgttgacCAGAATGTGGATTCGTATAAGAACCTTTTAAAAGAAGCTGTAGCAATTCCATCTGTATCATGTGATGTAAAATACCGTGATGACTGTGTTCGAATGGTTGAGTGGACAAAGGAAAAATTAAAGGAGGTTGGCGCGAGTACTGAACTACGAGATGTTGGATATCAAACAATTGATGGCAATCAAGTTAAATTGCCGCCCGTCCTTGTTGGTACTTTGGGCAAt gacCCAAAGAAGAACACCATCTGTATTTATGGGCATTTGGATGTGCAACCAGCTTTGAAATCTGATGGCTGGGAATCTGAGCCCTTCGAACTTGTTGAGCGTAATGACAAACTCTATGGCAGAGGTGCTACTGATGATAAGGGACCAGTGTTGGGATGGCTGCATGCTATTAATGCTTACAAGGGCATTGGTGAAGAG CTTCCagtcaatttgaaatttgtttttgaatgCATGGAAGAGTCTGGTTCGGAAGGATTGGATGAGCTGCTAATGACGAAATTGAAACCTGAAGGGTTCTTTGATTCCGTTGATTATGTTTGCATTTCTGACAACTACTGGCTAGGAACAACTAAACCATGTATTACATACGGTTTGAGAGGAATCAGTTATTACTTCTTGGAAGTGGAGTGTGCAAAAATGGATTTACATAGCGGTGTTTATGGTGGAACAGTGCATGAAG caatgacagatttaatttatttgatgaaCACACTAGTGGACAAGAATGGAAAGATATTAGTTACGGGTGTTTACGATTCCGTAGCGCCCTTGACCGAAAACGAAAAGAAGCTATATGATACAATTGATTTTGACCCTGAAGCTTACAG GAAATCGATCGAAGCCCACAAACTGGCACACAACGGTGTGAAGGAACAACTCCTAATGCACAGGTGGAGATACCCAAGCCTATCTCTTCATGGCATTGAAG GTGCCGCTTTCCAGCCGGGTGCGAAAACCGTGATCCCCGGCAAGGTGATTGGAAAATTCTCCATTCGTCTTGTCCCCAACCAGGAGCCGcaagaaattgaaaaactgGTCTTTGATTATGTTCACAAAAAG TGGGAAGAGCACGGGTCGCCGAACAAGATGCGCATCTGGGCGCAGAGTGGGCGCGCGTGGACCGAGAACCCGGACCACCCGCACTACCAGGCCGCCGCCAGGGCCACCAAGCTTATATACCAG ACGGAGCCGGACATGTCGCGCGAGGGCGGCTCGATCCCGGTGACGATCACGCTGCAGGAGGCGAGCGGGCGCAACGTGCTGCTGCTGCCGATGGGCGCCGGCGACGACATGGCGCACTCGCAGAACGAGAAGCTCAACGTGCGCAACTACATCGAGGGG ataaaACTTTTCGCTGCATATTTGTATGAAGTCAGCAAATTACCTAAATAG
- the LOC119830049 gene encoding nicastrin, whose translation MNLNIIILCVVVLVTDIKSERLHGQIYSSIEGSAACFRRLNGTHQMGCSSSDNGAVGVVHMIFDVADAEWIVHNSSAGPYVGVVSTLLFHSVIDLLISEPSNVAGILLYDNATMRPSAFSQESRCPNEYSSGPGSTCSSSEAGGIVWNDHGTGLLRRDVPFPMFFLPESKSDEMVKIIKCFNKYNIDKTEQKGQPLCSLQLSSFMYAAVNSAVCLRRSASSAFLTPTKVCDPLGDYNVYYSLFPRLQETEGENKPVALVTARIDSASMFDGIAPGTASSAVGMTTLIVAAATLSQMIPVNDSKLYARNVLWTLFNGESFDYIGSQRVAFDLSRGMWPPVNPLSPSDVKLHIEIGQLGGSLDAFKENASWPMYAFAPYADGDAIPPEITEFLAEISQSVTKHNMTIDPVFTKNLPPSSLHSFRKILQNATLSGKLPEVLLADHMDTFTNMYYESALDLYDKIDYSYHNISINADGKFIPTEELLTNGTMTQNETQVKIARIATALAQTLYQQVVGKPYVGSVEASAHLVDEILYCLLQSQACRLMSAADYASNTEEVTTERAASLYVGVAAWANTPAVYAGHVLALLTGERLPANRTACDALDTPGFSYYYLRGWNHSGVCIQTTMNFSQAVSPAFIKTDYDFSSGEYSTWTESVWQTMWVRVFVTAGGGGARLAAITGVFATLVAALATYWLQTYSHVIFPAFPSATLVADTAPGILRTVNC comes from the exons atgaatttaaatattattattctctgTGTCGTCGTTCTCGTCacag atataaaaagtGAACGACTGCATGGTCAAATATATTCTTCGATTGAAGGAAGTGCAGCTTGTTTCAGACGACTCAATGGCACACATCAAATGGGATGTTCAT CATCAGATAATGGTGCAGTTGGTGTGGTACATATGATATTTGATGTGGCTGATGCAGAATGGATAGTTCATAATTCATCTGCCGGACCCTATGTTGGAGTTGTCAGTACATTACTGTTTCACAGTGTAATAGATCTTTTGATTAGTGAACCCAGTAATGTAGCTGGTATTCTGCTTTATGATAATGCAACTATGAg GCCAAGTGCATTCAGTCAAGAGTCGAGGTGCCCAAATGAATACTCCTCAGGTCCAGGTAGTACTTGCTCATCCTCAGAAGCTGGTGGCATCGTGTGGAATGATCATGGCACAGGATTACTCCGAAGGGATGTTCCATTCCCAATGTTCTTCCTCCCCGAGTCTAAGAGTGATGAAATGGTCAAGatcataaaatgtttcaacaa atataatattgataaaactgAACAAAAAGGACAACCTCTTTGCTCGCTTCAATTAAGTTCATTTATGTATGCCGCAGTGAACAGTGCAGTTTGCTTACGAAG ATCTGCATCATCAGCTTTTCTGACGCCAACCAAAGTTTGTGACCCACTCGGCGACTATAATGTGTATTACTCACTATTTCCACGACTACAA GAAACGGAAGGGGAAAATAAACCTGTAGCATTAGTTACTGCAAGAATTGACTCGGCTTCCATGTTTGACG GTATTGCCCCGGGGACGGCAAGCTCAGCGGTCGGGATGACGACGCTCATTGTTGCAGCGGCTACTCTGTCGCAAATGATACCTGTTAATGATTCCAAATTGTATG CTCGCAATGTGCTATGGACATTATTCAACGGCGAATCGTTCGACTACATTGGTTCGCAACGTGTGGCCTTTGACCTCAGTCGAGGGATGTGGCCTCCGGTGAACCCACTGTCTCCCAGTGATGTTAAGCTACACATAGAGATCGGTCAATTGGGCGGGTCTTTGGATGCGTTCAAAGAGAACGCCTCTTGGCCTATGTATGCGTTCGCTCCGTATGCTGATGGTGATGCAATACCGCCTGAG ataaCAGAATTCTTAGCTGAAATTTCACAATCTGTCACCAAACACAACATGACAATAGACCCAGTTTTTACCAAAAATTTGCCGCCATCTTCCCTGCACTCGTTCAGAAAGATACTTCAGAACGCAACACTCAGTGGGAAATTACCTGAAGTTCTATTGGCGGATCATATGGATACTTTTACGAATATGTACTACGAGTCTGCCTTGGATTTGTATGATAAGATTGACTACTCGTACCACAATATAAGCATCAATGCTGATGGCAAAT ttatacCAACAGAAGAATTGTTAACAAATGGGACAATGACGCAGAATGAGACTCAAGTGAAGATAGCACGGATAGCGACTGCTTTGGCACAAACTTTGTACCAGCAGGTGGTTGGTAAACCCTATGTCGGATCTGTAGAAGCGTCGGCACATTTG GTGGACGAAATCCTGTACTGCCTGTTGCAAAGCCAAGCGTGCCGGCTGATGTCCGCCGCGGACTACGCGAGCAACACCGAGGAAGTGACCACCGAGCGGGCGGCGTCGCTGTACGTGGGCGTCGCCGCGTGGGCGAACACGCCGGCCGTGTACGCGGGCCACGTGCTCGCGCTGCTCACCGGCGAGCGGCTGCCGGCCAACCGGACGGCGTGCGACGCGCTCGACACGCCT ggATTCTCGTATTACTACTTAAGAGGATGGAACCACTCCGGCGTGTGCATTCAAACAACAATGAACTTCAGCCAAGCTGTTAGCCCAGCGTTTATTAAAACGG actACGACTTTTCATCCGGCGAGTACTCCACATGGACGGAATCAGTGTGGCAAACGATGTGGGTGCGAGTATTCGTCACCGCGGGGGGCGGGGGCGCTCGCCTCGCCGCAATCACCGGCGTGTTCGCTACGCTTGTAGCGGCACTAGCTACGTACTGGCTACAGACATACTCGCATGTTATATTCCCAGCATTCCCATCTGCTACGCTGGTTGCAGATACGGCGCCTGG gaTTTTGCGGACTGTGAACTGTTAG
- the LOC119830259 gene encoding uncharacterized protein LOC119830259 isoform X2, translated as MAEKVEVKAETLLNLDDLLQCPVCYEIPTGQIFQCNEGHHVCGRCKMRLDVCPVCRAFFFGTRNYAMEELIANFKKLRSIKPSTKGSGSSNSSSLAKEAITAELDDDVGEDEDSQSNTSSQSRPAPPQACKGLFRCLCCKNGNAERLPAARLLNHLRYFHRPDLIEGQSENGEYLQAWQFPTVPGRLVTAVRVADMGVFFLIIEIDDNSLYAWLTMAASPWVAHAFNYSVTISGNDREAIFSDCVWSVRSCEGSLKKRGHCLAVKGLDAEALLAPATISGKLSVRRLPVDQLTNQTQPRAVLRVANRGNTQNATRFAVARNMEPFLQDFQNDVERLSRVFAAMGREANTIARTEAEIRSMLATQSNNDRTATSSENESQPVAENNAVNGAQPLSRNARRRMRQRLRAALNAPQTPGERPAPAPREQNPPQRQNGLVHNDPIQVMTGLAITQEPPVPPPNFSQASSSSGPSAGQAQPAANGRPNKKKRRHRR; from the exons ATGGCTGAAAAAGTAGAAGTAAAG gcTGAAACACTGTTAAACCTAGATGACCTATTACAATGCCCAGTATGTTATGAAATTCCTACGggtcaaatatttcaatgcaatGAGGGCCACCATGTCTGTGGTAGATGCAAGATGCGCCTGGACGTGTGCCCTGTTTGCCGAGCATTTTTCTTTGGTACGAGAAACTATGCTATGGAGGAACTGATTGCTAATTTCAAGAAACTACGCTCAATT aaacctAGCACCAAAGGTTCTGGCTCCTCAAATAGTAGCAGCCTAGCCAAAGAAGCCATTACTGCCGAACTCGATGATGATGTTGGCGAAGATGAGGATAGTCAATCAAATACTTCAAGT CAATCTAGACCAGCACCTCCACAAGCCTGTAAAGGTTTGTTTCGTTGTCTTTGCTGTAAAAATGGTAATGCAGAACGTTTACCTGCTGCCAGGCTCTTAAATCATCTTCGCTATTTTCATCGTCCTGATCTTATTGAG GGTCAATCAGAAAATGGGGAATATTTACAAGCATGGCAATTCCCTACAGTTCCTGGTAGACTGGTAACAGCAGTTCGAGTTGCTGATATGGgtgtatttttcttaattattgaaattgatg ATAACTCACTGTACGCTTGGTTGACAATGGCTGCCTCTCCATGGGTAGCACATGCCTTTAACTATAGTGTTACCATATCTGGTAACGACCGTGAAGCAATTTTTTCTGACTGT GTTTGGTCTGTGAGATCATGTGAGGGTTCATTGAAAAAACGAGGCCATTGTTTAGCTGTAAAGGGCTTGGATGCAGAGGCTTTACTGGCACCTGCGACTATAAGTGGTAAATTATCGGTGCGTAGACTGCCAGTCGATCAATTGACGAACCAGACCCAGCCGCGCGCCGTGCTCAGAGTCGCCAACCGCGGAAACACGCAAAACGCTACTCGCTTTGCCGTGGCGCGCAATATGGAGCCTTTCCTGCAAGACTTTCAGAACGACGTGGAGCGGCTGTCTCGCGTGTTCGCCGCGATGGGTCGAGAGGCCAATACGATCGCACGTACCGAAGCTGAGATCCGTTCCATGCTCGCCACTCAGTCAAATAACGATAGGACGGCCACGTCATCGGAGAACGAGTCTCAGCCAGTCGCAGAGAACAATGCGGTCAATGGCGCGCAACCTCTATCACGCAACGCTCGCAGGCGCATGCGCCAACGGTTGCGCGCGGCTCTGAACGCGCCGCAGACCCCTGGCGAGCGACCCGCCCCGGCGCCGCGCGAGCAAAACCCACCACAGAGACAAAACGGTCTTGTGCATAATGACCCCATACAAGTGATGACCGGCTTA
- the LOC119830259 gene encoding uncharacterized protein LOC119830259 isoform X1, whose protein sequence is MAEKVEVKAETLLNLDDLLQCPVCYEIPTGQIFQCNEGHHVCGRCKMRLDVCPVCRAFFFGTRNYAMEELIANFKKLRSIKPSTKGSGSSNSSSLAKEAITAELDDDVGEDEDSQSNTSSQSRPAPPQACKGLFRCLCCKNGNAERLPAARLLNHLRYFHRPDLIEGQSENGEYLQAWQFPTVPGRLVTAVRVADMGVFFLIIEIDADNSLYAWLTMAASPWVAHAFNYSVTISGNDREAIFSDCVWSVRSCEGSLKKRGHCLAVKGLDAEALLAPATISGKLSVRRLPVDQLTNQTQPRAVLRVANRGNTQNATRFAVARNMEPFLQDFQNDVERLSRVFAAMGREANTIARTEAEIRSMLATQSNNDRTATSSENESQPVAENNAVNGAQPLSRNARRRMRQRLRAALNAPQTPGERPAPAPREQNPPQRQNGLVHNDPIQVMTGLAITQEPPVPPPNFSQASSSSGPSAGQAQPAANGRPNKKKRRHRR, encoded by the exons ATGGCTGAAAAAGTAGAAGTAAAG gcTGAAACACTGTTAAACCTAGATGACCTATTACAATGCCCAGTATGTTATGAAATTCCTACGggtcaaatatttcaatgcaatGAGGGCCACCATGTCTGTGGTAGATGCAAGATGCGCCTGGACGTGTGCCCTGTTTGCCGAGCATTTTTCTTTGGTACGAGAAACTATGCTATGGAGGAACTGATTGCTAATTTCAAGAAACTACGCTCAATT aaacctAGCACCAAAGGTTCTGGCTCCTCAAATAGTAGCAGCCTAGCCAAAGAAGCCATTACTGCCGAACTCGATGATGATGTTGGCGAAGATGAGGATAGTCAATCAAATACTTCAAGT CAATCTAGACCAGCACCTCCACAAGCCTGTAAAGGTTTGTTTCGTTGTCTTTGCTGTAAAAATGGTAATGCAGAACGTTTACCTGCTGCCAGGCTCTTAAATCATCTTCGCTATTTTCATCGTCCTGATCTTATTGAG GGTCAATCAGAAAATGGGGAATATTTACAAGCATGGCAATTCCCTACAGTTCCTGGTAGACTGGTAACAGCAGTTCGAGTTGCTGATATGGgtgtatttttcttaattattgaaattgatg caGATAACTCACTGTACGCTTGGTTGACAATGGCTGCCTCTCCATGGGTAGCACATGCCTTTAACTATAGTGTTACCATATCTGGTAACGACCGTGAAGCAATTTTTTCTGACTGT GTTTGGTCTGTGAGATCATGTGAGGGTTCATTGAAAAAACGAGGCCATTGTTTAGCTGTAAAGGGCTTGGATGCAGAGGCTTTACTGGCACCTGCGACTATAAGTGGTAAATTATCGGTGCGTAGACTGCCAGTCGATCAATTGACGAACCAGACCCAGCCGCGCGCCGTGCTCAGAGTCGCCAACCGCGGAAACACGCAAAACGCTACTCGCTTTGCCGTGGCGCGCAATATGGAGCCTTTCCTGCAAGACTTTCAGAACGACGTGGAGCGGCTGTCTCGCGTGTTCGCCGCGATGGGTCGAGAGGCCAATACGATCGCACGTACCGAAGCTGAGATCCGTTCCATGCTCGCCACTCAGTCAAATAACGATAGGACGGCCACGTCATCGGAGAACGAGTCTCAGCCAGTCGCAGAGAACAATGCGGTCAATGGCGCGCAACCTCTATCACGCAACGCTCGCAGGCGCATGCGCCAACGGTTGCGCGCGGCTCTGAACGCGCCGCAGACCCCTGGCGAGCGACCCGCCCCGGCGCCGCGCGAGCAAAACCCACCACAGAGACAAAACGGTCTTGTGCATAATGACCCCATACAAGTGATGACCGGCTTA